GTCACCTGCCGCGGCTGGTTCTACCCGGCCGAGGGCACCGCACCCGACACCGGACCGGACACGCCCGGGCCGTGCGTGGTCATGGCCCACGGCCTGGCCGCGGTCAAGGAGATGCGCCTCGACGCGTACGCCGAGCGCTTCGCCGCGGCCGGCCTGAACGTCCTGGTCTTCGACTACCGGCACTTCGGCGACAGCGACGGCGAGCCGCGTCAGCTGCTCGACATCAAGAAGCAGCACCAGGACTGGGTCAACGCCGTCTCCTACGCCCGCTCGCGCCCCGAGGTGGACGCCTCCCGGGTGGCGCTCTGGGGCTCCTCGCTGTCCGGCGGTCACGTCATGACGGTCGCGCGCACGGTCGAGCCGGCCTGCGTGGTGGCGCAGGTGCCGCACGTGAGCGGGCCGATGTCGACCAAGGAGCTGGGGGCGCGCGGCGTGGCCCGCCTGGTGCCCCACGGCCTGCGCGACGTCGCGCGCTCGGTGCGTGGCAAGGAGCCGCACTACATCCCCGCGGCCGGACGGCCCGGTGAGCTCGCGGTCATGACCGCCCCGGAGGCGATGGAGTACCTCGACCTCGCCCCCGACGGCTTCGACGACCGGGTCGCGGCCCGGTTCGCCCTCGCCATCGGGCTCTACTCACCCGGACGGGCGCTGCGCCACCTGACGGTGCCCGTGCTGGTCCAGGTCGGGCTGCGCGACCGGACCACGCCGCCGCACCCGGCGGTCAGGGCGGCCGAGCGGGCCCCGACGGCCCGGGTCAGCAGCTACGACGTCGGCCACTTCACGCCGTACACCGGCGAGATGTTCGAGGCCTTCGTCGCCGAGCAGACCGCGTTCCTGCGCGAGCACCTCACGCCCGGACGCAGCACCTGACGGGCGCCGCTCACTCCTGCCAGGGGTAGAACGGCGGCATGTCGGTGGTGCTGCTCGTGTACGACGGGTCGCGCTTCTCGCGGAAGGACGCCACGCCCTCCTTGCCGTCGGCGACCGAGGTGTAGAACATCGCGAGCGAGTCGACGCGGTGGGCCTCGATCGGGTGGGGCTGGGCGGAGTTGCGGTACATCATCTGCCGCGCCAGCGCCGTGGCGACGGGGGAGCGGTTCGCGGTGAACTTCCGCGCCAGCTCGTACGCCGCCGGCAGCAGGTCGTCGGGCTCGTGGACCGAGCGGACCAGGCCCATCCCGAGGGCGGCCTCGCCGTCCAGGATGTCCGCGGAGTAGACGAGCTCCAGCGCCCGGCTGATGCCGACGATGCGCGGCAGGAACCACGTGGAGCAGGCCTCCGGGACGATCCCGATCTTGGCGAAGACGAAGCCGATGCGGGCCTTCGTCGACGCCAGCCGGACGTCCATCGCCAGCGTCATCGTGGCGCCGATGCCGACCGCGGCTCCGTTGATCGCCCCGATGACCGGCTTGGTGCAGGCGTAGATCGCCAGCGTCACGCGCCCGCCGGTGTCGCGCACCCCGTCGAGGATCTCGGGGTCGTCGAGTCGCTCGTGGAGGTCGTCCAGGGTGGGCCGCTGGGTCTCGTCGAGCCCGAAGACGTTGCCGTCCGCGGTGAGGTCCATGCCGGCGCAGAACGCGCGGCCCCGGCCGGTGACCACCACGGCCGTCACGGCGTCGTCGCTGCTGGCGCGCTCGAAGGCCGCCACCAGGTCCTCGGCCATCTGCACCGTGAACGAGTTGAGCGCGTCGGGCCGGTCCAGCGTCAGCGTGAGGATGCCGTCGTCGTCCACGGCGTAGTCGAGGGTCGCGTAGGTCATGGGTGCCTTCGGTCGGTGGTGGGGAGGGTGACGCGGGCGGGCGCGGGGCGCGCCGGAGCGGTTACTGCGGCAGGCCGGTGGGGGAGCAGAGGTCCTTGCCGATGTCCTCGGTGCGGTCCTCGCGGATGGCGGCGAACATGCGCGGCGCCCGCTCGGCGTCCCAGTTGACGGCCAGGTCGGAGATCGGCACGCCGCAGGTCAGGCCGTCGGCGCCGTTGACGCGGGTCATCGCGTAGGCGAAGCGGCCGGCGTCGAAGGGGCCGGTGCCCTCGCTGACCTTCACCGCCCCGGCGCCGCCGAACATCACGCGCCAGTAGCGGACCGGGTTGACCACGGTCTTCCAGGACACGACCTCGCTGCCGATGGCGCCGACGACCTCGCGCTGGTTCTTGGCGCGGTCGATGTCGCCGTTGGTCTGCGTCTTCCGGGTCCGGGCGTAGCCGAGGGCGGTCTCGCCGTTGGCCTCCTGGCAGCCCTTCTCGACCTTCAGCTCCGCCTGGGGGTCGTCGAGCGCCTTGGTCGGGCAGATCTCGATGCCGCCGACGGCATCGACGAGGTCGACGAAACCGGTGAAGCCGATCTCGACGTAGTGGTCGATGCGGATGTCGGTCTCGGACTCGATGGTGCGGGTGAGCAGCTTCGGTCCGCCGAGGGCGAAGGCGGCGTTGATCTTGTTGGTGCCCTGGTCGGGGATGTCGACGATGGAGTCGCGCGGCAGCGACATCAGCAGGTCGGGGCCGCTGCCGGTGTGCAGCAGCAGGATGGTGTCGGTGCGCTGGCCGGAGAGGCCTTCGCGGGCGTCCGAGCCCACCACGAGGTATGTCGTCCCGGGCTGGTCGTCGGGCCGCGCCCCCGCCGGCTCGGCGTCGACCTCGTCGACCGACATCCAGGCGAACACCGGCACCGCGACGAGGAAGACCAGCCAGGCGGCGAGGGCGAGCGCGATCCAGCGACCGGGCCGCCTGCGTCGGGTGCGGGTCCGCTTCGGGCGCGTCTGCTTGTCCGGGCGTCGGGCGCTCGGGGGCGGCGAGCCGGGGGTGGGCGCGATCCTCGACGGCGGGGCGTCGTCGCGGGCACCGGACCGCGGACGTGACGCGGCGGCGGTCGGGACGACCTGGGTCCGCTCGTCGTCGGCGCCGGGGCGGCCCGCACCGCTCGCACCGCTCGCAGAGCCGCGCGCGGCTCCGCGGGTGTCGATCACCTGGGTGGCGTCGGGGTCCGGTGCCGGTCCGGACCCGCCCGACCCGCCGGAGCCACCCGAGCCGCCGGAGTACAGCCAGTCGTAGGAGCTGCCCTGGTCGCCGTCACCGTTGTCGCCGCGCCGGTCGTCGCGCCCATCCGCCATGGCGGTGACGCTACCGTGCCTGCATGCCGCAGGAGACGACATCGGACGGGACACCGGAGGGGGGCCTGTCGCCGCGTCACGCGCGCACCGGGCTGTCGGTCCTCATGGACCAGAGCCACGTGAACCTGCTGGGCAACGTGCACGGCGGGGTGATCATGCGCCTGGTCGACAGCACGGCCGGGGCCATCGCCCAGCGCCACACCGGGGGACCGGCGGTGACCGCGGCGATGGACGAGATGGCCTTCCTGCGGCCGGTCCACGTGGGCGACATCGTCCGCACCTTCGGGCAGGTCAACTGGGCGGGGCGGACCTCGCTGGAGATCGGGGTGCGGGTGGAGGCGGAGCCGTGGAACGAGGCCGGTCGCGAGCCGGTCCACGTCGCCTCGGCGTACCTGGTCTTCGTTGCGATCGACGCGGACGGCGCGCCCCGGGAGATCCCGGGGCTGCTGCCGGAGTCGCCCGACGAGCTGCGGCGCGCCCGCGAGGCGGAGATCCGACGGGCGCACCGGCTGGCGCGCAAGCAGGCGATCCAGGAGGGCCGAGCCGGGGTGCCCGGCGCGCCGTGACGGCTGCGGCCGGTGGGACTGGTGATACTTCACGGTACGCCGACTCCCACCCGCTTCCCCTGTGGAAAGGCCCGCTGCATGGCCCCCGTCACCTCCGGGTCGACCCGCACCCGCTCCACCGCCAGCCACCCCGGCCACCCCGACCTCGCCGCCTACCGGGCGCGTGAGCTCGGTCGGGTCCGCTTCCGTCGGGCCCTCACGCTGCTGGTGATGACCCTGCTGATGCCGGGCTCGGCGCAGCTGGTGATGGGACGCAAGCAGGTCGGTCGGCTCGCGGTGCGGGTGTGGCTGGCATGCGTGGGCAGCGCCCTGCTGCTCGCGGCCGTCGGCTGGCTGTGGCCCGAGGTGCTCTTCCGCCTCGCCGCGGACACGACCGTGCTGGCGGTGCTCCGCACGGGGCTCACCGTGCTGGCGATCGGCTGGACCCTGCTGCTCATCGACGCCTGGCGCCTGGGCGACCCGCTGCGGCTCCGGCAGAAGCAGCGGCTCGCGATGGTGGGTCTCAACGGCACCGTGGTCTTCGCGGTGGCGGGCTCCCTGCTCTTCGCCTCGCACCTGGTGGCGGTGCAGCGTGACTTCATCACCACGATGTTCGGCGACGGCGTCGCCAGCGCCGCCGAGCACGGCCGCTACAACGTGCTGCTGATCGGCGGCGACGCCGGCGACGGCCGCTGGGGCCTGCGCACCGACAGCATGACGGTGGCCAGCATCGACGAGGAGACCGGCCGGACCATCCTCTTCGGCCTGCCGCGCAACATGACGAACTTCCCCTTCCCCGAGGGCAGCGAGCTGGCGGCGGAGTTCCCCGACGGCTACGACTGCGAGACCTGCACCCTCAACAGCCTCGCGACCTGGGCCGCGGACCACCGTGACCTGTTCAAGGGCTCCGAGACCCCGGGCATCGACGCCACCATCGAGGGCATCGAGGGCATCACCGGCCTCAAGATCAACTACTACACGCTGGTCAACATGGAGGGCTTCAAGAGCCTGGTCACCGCGATGGGCGGCCTCACCCTCAACGTCCGCGACCGCATCCCGATCGGCGTGCCCGTCGTCGACTACATCGAGCCCGGCGTCCGCCGCCTCAACGGCTTCCAGACCCTGTGGTTCGCCCGCTCGCGGGAGTCGGCCGACGACTACTCGCGCATGGCGCGGCAGAAGTGCGTCATGAGCGCGATGCTGCAGCAGCTCAGCCCCCAGACGGTGCTGACGAAGTTCGAGGCGCTCGCCGACGCCAGCACGCACCTCATCGAGACCGACCTCCCGGCCTCCGAGGTCGGCGAGTTCACCCAGCTGGCGCTGCGGGCCAAGTCGCAGAAGGTCGGCACGGTCTCCTTCGTGCCCCCGGCGATCAACACCTCGGACCCCGACATCGACAAGATCCGCACGATGATCGACGACGCGATCACGAAGTCCGAGCAGCCGAGCGGCTCCGGCAGGAAGAAGGGCCCCGGCTTCAGCAAGTCGTCGTCCGGTGCCAGCACCGGCGGCTCCATCGGCAGCCTGTCGTCGGGGTACGCCGCCAACCAGTCGGCCGACCTGTCGAAGGTCTGCTGAGCCGTTCGTGCCGGGTGCCGTCTAGGGTCGCTGCGTGCCTCCCCGTGTCGTCGCCGTCGTCGTGACCTGGAACCGGTCCGCCCTGCTCGAGCGGATCGTGCGCGCGGTCGACGCCCAGACCCGGGTCCCGGACCTGCTCGTGGTCGTCGACAACGCCTCGACCGACGACACCCCTCAGGTCTGCGCCCGGCTCGTCGACGACCTCGCGGTGCCGATCGAGGTGCTGCGGCTGCCCTCCAACACCGGGGGAGCGGGTGGCTTCCACGCCGGGATGGCGCGAGCCGTGGAGCGCGACGCGGAGCTGCTCTGGCTGATGGACGACGACGGCACCCCGCCGCCGGACTGCCTGGCCGACCTGCTGCCCCACGTGGACCGCTACGACCTCCTCGGCCCGGCCGTGGTCGCCGAGGACGCCCCGGACCGGCTCTGCTTCCCGATCCGCGTGCCCGGCACGACCCGCGTCGTCCACGACCTCGCGGACGTGACCCGCGCCGCCCGCGACGGCCTGCTCGAGGACGTGGTCATCCCCTTCAACGGGGTGCTCGTGACCCGCGACCTCGTCGAGGAGATCGGCCTGCCGCGCGAGGAGTTCTTCATCTGGGGCGACGACGTGGAGTACCTCTGGCGCGCCCGTGCGGCCGGCGCCCGCGTCGCGACGGTCGTGGACAGCCGCTTCGCCCACCCGGCGACCGACGACCTCGGGACCCCCATGGCGTTCGGGCGCACGACGTACAACCACTCGCCCTCGGACCTCAAGCACTACTGCATGGTGCGCAACAACGTCACCAACCTGCGCACCTACGTCAACCTGCTCGGCGTGCTCGCCTTCCTGCTGAAGACGCTGTGGTTCTACCTGTTCACCCGCCCGGACACCGCCCGGCTCCGGCTCAGCGCACAGGCGCTCGGCGCCGCCGTACGCCGCGACTTCACCGGCCACGAGAGGTTCCTGCGATGAGCGGCACCGAGCCGACGGAGTCCGTGGCAGTCGTCGTCGTGACCTACAACCGGGCCGACCTGCTGCGCGGCCTGCTGGCCGGGCTGGCCGCCCAGGACCGGGCCCCGGACGCGGTCTACGTCGTGGACAACGCCAGCAGCGACCACACCGCCGCGGTGCTCGCGTCGGCGCGTGACGAGCACCCCGGACTTCCGCTGGAGGTGATCCGCAGCGAGGAGAACCTCGGCGGTGCCGGCGGCTTCCACCTCGGGGTGCGCACGGCGTACGACGCCGGCCACGACCGGATCTGGCTGATGGACGACGACGTGGTGCCGGCCCCGGGGTGCCTGCGGGTGATGGCGGCGCACCCCGGCCCGGCGCTGATGGCGGTCCGTGAGGACCGGTCCGGGCGGATCTGCGAGAAGGCCGCCACCCGCTTCGACCTCGTCCACCCGTGGGCCGTGCGGCCCAAGCGGGAGATGGTGGAGGACCGCTACCCGGAGCGCCGGCTGATGCCGGAGACGGTGCCGCTGGAGAACGTCGCCTTCGAGGGCTTCATGGTGCACCGTCAGGTGATCGACGCGGTGGGACTGCCCGACCCGGGCTTCTTCATCTTCTACGACGACGTGGACTACGCCGTCCGGGTGCGGCGCGCCGGCTTCGAGATCCTCGCGCTGCGCGACGCGGTGCTCGTGCGCCAGCTCGACTTCGACCAGCAGCACGACATGAAGTCCTGGAAGGGCTTCTACATGTACCGCAACCTCTTCGTCGTCCACCTGCGCTACGGCCGGAACCCCCTGGTCCGGCTCAAGCCGTGGCTCATCACGCTCGTCGTGCTCCTGCTGGCGCCGGTGCGCGGCGGTCGGGCCGAGGCGCGCAACGTGGTGAAGGCGCTGCGCGACGCGCCGCGCCTGGCCCGGACCAGCCCGCCCCGCGGATAGACTCCCGGACGGCTCCCGGCGCACGCGCGGGCGCCGTACCCCTCTGATGTCCACCTGCTGGGAGCTCGTCGTGAACTATGACCTCGTCGTCGTCGGATCCGGATTCTTCGGGCTCACCGTCGCCGAACGCTGTGCCAACGAGCTCGGGCTGAAGGTGCTGATCCTCGAGCGTCGCCACCACATCGGGGGCAACGCCTACAGCGAGATCGACGAGGAGACAGGCATCGAGGTGCACAAGTACGGCACGCACCTCTTCCACACCTCCAACAAGCGGGTCTGGGAGTACGTCAACCGGTTCACCGACTTCACGAACTACCAGCACCGCGTGTTCGCGAAGTACCAGGGGCAGGTCTACTCCTTCCCGATGAACCTCGGGCTCATCAACCAGTTCTTCGGCACGAGCCACTCGCCCGACGAGGCGCGCGCGCTCATCGCCGAGCAGGCCTCGGAGATCGAGACCTCGGAGGCCAAGAACCTCGAGGAGAAGGCGATCAGCCTCATCGGGCGCCCGCTCTACGAGGCGTTCGTCAAGGGCTACACCGCGAAGCAGTGGCAGACTGACCCCAAGGAGCTGAGCGCGGACATCATCACGCGCCTCCCGGTCCGCTACACCTTCGACAACCGCTACTTCAACGACGACTTCGAGGGCCTGCCCGTCGACGGCTACACCGCGTGGCTGGAGCGGATGGCCGACCACCCGAACATCGAGGTCCGGCTGAACACCGACTTCTTCGACGTCGCCGACGAGTTCAAGGGCCAGGTGCCGATCGTCTACACCGGCCCCGTCGACGAGTACTTCGGCAACTCCGAGGGCCGGCTGTCGTGGCGCACCATCGACCTGGAGGCCGAGACCGTCGACGTCGACGACTACCAGGGCACCGGCGTGGTCAACGCCAACGACGAGGACGTCCCGTGGACGCGCGTGCTGGAGTTCAAGCACCTGCACCCCGAGCGCACCTACCTGCCGGGCAAGTCGATCGTGGTCCACGAGTACTCCCGCTTCGCCGAGGAGGGTGACGAGCCCTACTACCCGGTGAACACCGCCGCCGACCGCGAGAAGCTGCTCAAGTACCGCGAGCTGGCCAAGAAGGAGCCGATGGTGCTCTTCGGCGGCCGGCTCGGCACCTACAAGTACCTCGACATGCACATGGCGATCGGCGCCGGCCTGTCGATGTTCGACAACAAGCTGCGTCCGCACTTCGAGAGCGGCGAGGCGCTCACCAGCGGCGGCGTCGACGAGGGCTGAGCCCTCCCGGGCCCGGGTCGGGCCCTCCCACGCCGCTCCGAGCGTCCGCCGGGTCGCGGAGATCGTGTCGTTCGTGTCTAGACTCGTGTGACAGATGTGAAAGCAGAGACACGAGACTGCTGGAGTGACGCGTGTGAAGAAGTTGACCTGGGTGCTCGGTGTGGTGCTGGCGGTGGCCCTGACCGTGGGGCTGACGTCGGGACCGGCGACGGCGTACCGGCCGGAGAGTCGCGCCACCTTCAACGTGCCCAAGCCGTGGGGCCGGACCGTCAGCAACTACACGATCGTGCGGTCGATCGAGAAGGCCATCGACAACACGCGGCCGACCAAGCGTCACCCGCGACCGCGCATCCACATCTCGACGTACCTCATGGACCGCAGCATCAGCACCGCCAAGCTGATCGCGGCGTGCCGCCGCGGGGTCTCGGTGCGCGTCATCCTGGACGAGGAGATCGCCAGCCGGCCGTCGCGCCGGCTCATGGCGGTCCTCAACGCCGACAACGTGCGCGACCGCAACGACGACGGCAAGGCCGACACCAAGCCCAAGCGCGGTCCCTGTGACACCAAGCTGAAGAAGAAGAAGGACAAGAAGAAGGACAAGAAGGGCGACGCGAAGCGCGACGGCAAGAAGGACGGCAAGAAGAAGGACGGCAAGCAGAAGGCCGGCAAGAAGAAGAGCGCCAAGGACAAGCGCGCCGTCCAGCGCAAGCGCAAGCCCGGCCCGGGCCGCCCGTCGGTGAAGTGGGGCAAGGACCTCAGCTACGCCAAGAAGTGCGAGGGCTCGTGCCGCGGCGTCGGCGGCAACATGCACAGCAAGTTCTTCCTGTTCTCCCGCACCGGCAAGGCGCAGCAGGTCGTCATGGTCAGCTCCTCGAACCTCAACCGCGGTGGCGCCCTGCTGGGCTGGAACGACATGTACACGATCGTGGGCCGCAAGAAGTCCTACGACGAGTACGTGCGGATCCACCGCCGCATGACCGACGACGTGCGCGCCGGCGTCAAGAAGGTGCAGTTCAAGGACGGCCCCTACGTCAGCCGCTTCTTCCCGATGCGCGACGCCAACCGGCGCAACGACCCCACGATGGTCGACCTGCGCAAGGTGGACTGCCGCGTGGGCAAGCAGCGCACCGCCCTCCACGTGTCGATGTTCTTCTGGAAGGGCGTGCGCGGCAACTACATCGCCAGCCGGCTGCTCGACCTCGCTCGCGAGGGGTGCCGGGTCAACATCATCTACGGCGCGCCCTCCCTGCAGATCGCCGAGCGGCTGCGCAACGCCGCCCGCGCGCGGCTGATCAACCTCTACGACAGCCGCTGGGACATGAACGGCGACGGGGTCAACGAGGTCCGGGTGCACTCGAAGTACATCCTCATCAAGGGCAAGTACGGCAGCCAGAAGAAGACCGTGCGCGTGCTCACCGGCTCGCAGAACTGGGTCGCCGGCTCCCTGAGCCGTGGTGACGAGACGACCCTCAACATCGCCCGCGGCAAGGCCTACAAGCAGTACATCGCGCACTGGAACCGCGTGAAGTCGCACTCCCGGCGGTTGCCGTACAACTGGTGAGCCGAGCAGGGCGGGCGGGGCGGGGGCGCCGCGGCTCTGGGTGACGCGGAGGCTGCGCCTCGAGGCCCCGGAGCGAGCTCCGGGGCTTCTCGGCGCTTGAGGCCGTCCGCATCACCCGGCGCCGCTGCACCCCCGCCCCGCCTGCGTGCGCGCAGGGGCAGGAGCGCTGTCCGCGTCACCCGGCGCCGCTGCGCCCCCGCCCCGCCTGCGTGCGCGCAGGGGCAGGAGCGCTGTCCGCGTCACCCGGCGCCGCTGCACCCCCGCCCCGCCTGCGTGCGCGCAAGGGTGCGGTCCGCGTCACCCGGCGCCGCTGCACCCCCGCCCCGCCTGCGTGCGCGCAGGGGCAGGAGCGCTGTCCGCGTCACTCGGCGCCGTGCGGGGAACCGGGGGAGCGGGCCTCAGCCCTGGTCGGGCTGGACCAGGGCGTCGGTGATGACCACCGGGTGGTCGGTGGCGCGGGAGATCAGGCCG
This DNA window, taken from Nocardioides sp. HDW12B, encodes the following:
- a CDS encoding LCP family protein, with product MAPVTSGSTRTRSTASHPGHPDLAAYRARELGRVRFRRALTLLVMTLLMPGSAQLVMGRKQVGRLAVRVWLACVGSALLLAAVGWLWPEVLFRLAADTTVLAVLRTGLTVLAIGWTLLLIDAWRLGDPLRLRQKQRLAMVGLNGTVVFAVAGSLLFASHLVAVQRDFITTMFGDGVASAAEHGRYNVLLIGGDAGDGRWGLRTDSMTVASIDEETGRTILFGLPRNMTNFPFPEGSELAAEFPDGYDCETCTLNSLATWAADHRDLFKGSETPGIDATIEGIEGITGLKINYYTLVNMEGFKSLVTAMGGLTLNVRDRIPIGVPVVDYIEPGVRRLNGFQTLWFARSRESADDYSRMARQKCVMSAMLQQLSPQTVLTKFEALADASTHLIETDLPASEVGEFTQLALRAKSQKVGTVSFVPPAINTSDPDIDKIRTMIDDAITKSEQPSGSGRKKGPGFSKSSSGASTGGSIGSLSSGYAANQSADLSKVC
- a CDS encoding glycosyltransferase family 2 protein yields the protein MSGTEPTESVAVVVVTYNRADLLRGLLAGLAAQDRAPDAVYVVDNASSDHTAAVLASARDEHPGLPLEVIRSEENLGGAGGFHLGVRTAYDAGHDRIWLMDDDVVPAPGCLRVMAAHPGPALMAVREDRSGRICEKAATRFDLVHPWAVRPKREMVEDRYPERRLMPETVPLENVAFEGFMVHRQVIDAVGLPDPGFFIFYDDVDYAVRVRRAGFEILALRDAVLVRQLDFDQQHDMKSWKGFYMYRNLFVVHLRYGRNPLVRLKPWLITLVVLLLAPVRGGRAEARNVVKALRDAPRLARTSPPRG
- a CDS encoding LCP family protein — encoded protein: MADGRDDRRGDNGDGDQGSSYDWLYSGGSGGSGGSGGSGPAPDPDATQVIDTRGAARGSASGASGAGRPGADDERTQVVPTAAASRPRSGARDDAPPSRIAPTPGSPPPSARRPDKQTRPKRTRTRRRRPGRWIALALAAWLVFLVAVPVFAWMSVDEVDAEPAGARPDDQPGTTYLVVGSDAREGLSGQRTDTILLLHTGSGPDLLMSLPRDSIVDIPDQGTNKINAAFALGGPKLLTRTIESETDIRIDHYVEIGFTGFVDLVDAVGGIEICPTKALDDPQAELKVEKGCQEANGETALGYARTRKTQTNGDIDRAKNQREVVGAIGSEVVSWKTVVNPVRYWRVMFGGAGAVKVSEGTGPFDAGRFAYAMTRVNGADGLTCGVPISDLAVNWDAERAPRMFAAIREDRTEDIGKDLCSPTGLPQ
- a CDS encoding glycosyltransferase encodes the protein MPPRVVAVVVTWNRSALLERIVRAVDAQTRVPDLLVVVDNASTDDTPQVCARLVDDLAVPIEVLRLPSNTGGAGGFHAGMARAVERDAELLWLMDDDGTPPPDCLADLLPHVDRYDLLGPAVVAEDAPDRLCFPIRVPGTTRVVHDLADVTRAARDGLLEDVVIPFNGVLVTRDLVEEIGLPREEFFIWGDDVEYLWRARAAGARVATVVDSRFAHPATDDLGTPMAFGRTTYNHSPSDLKHYCMVRNNVTNLRTYVNLLGVLAFLLKTLWFYLFTRPDTARLRLSAQALGAAVRRDFTGHERFLR
- a CDS encoding alpha/beta hydrolase, with protein sequence MREDITFPSYGVTCRGWFYPAEGTAPDTGPDTPGPCVVMAHGLAAVKEMRLDAYAERFAAAGLNVLVFDYRHFGDSDGEPRQLLDIKKQHQDWVNAVSYARSRPEVDASRVALWGSSLSGGHVMTVARTVEPACVVAQVPHVSGPMSTKELGARGVARLVPHGLRDVARSVRGKEPHYIPAAGRPGELAVMTAPEAMEYLDLAPDGFDDRVAARFALAIGLYSPGRALRHLTVPVLVQVGLRDRTTPPHPAVRAAERAPTARVSSYDVGHFTPYTGEMFEAFVAEQTAFLREHLTPGRST
- the glf gene encoding UDP-galactopyranose mutase encodes the protein MSTCWELVVNYDLVVVGSGFFGLTVAERCANELGLKVLILERRHHIGGNAYSEIDEETGIEVHKYGTHLFHTSNKRVWEYVNRFTDFTNYQHRVFAKYQGQVYSFPMNLGLINQFFGTSHSPDEARALIAEQASEIETSEAKNLEEKAISLIGRPLYEAFVKGYTAKQWQTDPKELSADIITRLPVRYTFDNRYFNDDFEGLPVDGYTAWLERMADHPNIEVRLNTDFFDVADEFKGQVPIVYTGPVDEYFGNSEGRLSWRTIDLEAETVDVDDYQGTGVVNANDEDVPWTRVLEFKHLHPERTYLPGKSIVVHEYSRFAEEGDEPYYPVNTAADREKLLKYRELAKKEPMVLFGGRLGTYKYLDMHMAIGAGLSMFDNKLRPHFESGEALTSGGVDEG
- a CDS encoding phospholipase D-like domain-containing protein, which produces MKKLTWVLGVVLAVALTVGLTSGPATAYRPESRATFNVPKPWGRTVSNYTIVRSIEKAIDNTRPTKRHPRPRIHISTYLMDRSISTAKLIAACRRGVSVRVILDEEIASRPSRRLMAVLNADNVRDRNDDGKADTKPKRGPCDTKLKKKKDKKKDKKGDAKRDGKKDGKKKDGKQKAGKKKSAKDKRAVQRKRKPGPGRPSVKWGKDLSYAKKCEGSCRGVGGNMHSKFFLFSRTGKAQQVVMVSSSNLNRGGALLGWNDMYTIVGRKKSYDEYVRIHRRMTDDVRAGVKKVQFKDGPYVSRFFPMRDANRRNDPTMVDLRKVDCRVGKQRTALHVSMFFWKGVRGNYIASRLLDLAREGCRVNIIYGAPSLQIAERLRNAARARLINLYDSRWDMNGDGVNEVRVHSKYILIKGKYGSQKKTVRVLTGSQNWVAGSLSRGDETTLNIARGKAYKQYIAHWNRVKSHSRRLPYNW
- a CDS encoding acyl-CoA thioesterase, with amino-acid sequence MPQETTSDGTPEGGLSPRHARTGLSVLMDQSHVNLLGNVHGGVIMRLVDSTAGAIAQRHTGGPAVTAAMDEMAFLRPVHVGDIVRTFGQVNWAGRTSLEIGVRVEAEPWNEAGREPVHVASAYLVFVAIDADGAPREIPGLLPESPDELRRAREAEIRRAHRLARKQAIQEGRAGVPGAP
- a CDS encoding crotonase/enoyl-CoA hydratase family protein, whose protein sequence is MTYATLDYAVDDDGILTLTLDRPDALNSFTVQMAEDLVAAFERASSDDAVTAVVVTGRGRAFCAGMDLTADGNVFGLDETQRPTLDDLHERLDDPEILDGVRDTGGRVTLAIYACTKPVIGAINGAAVGIGATMTLAMDVRLASTKARIGFVFAKIGIVPEACSTWFLPRIVGISRALELVYSADILDGEAALGMGLVRSVHEPDDLLPAAYELARKFTANRSPVATALARQMMYRNSAQPHPIEAHRVDSLAMFYTSVADGKEGVASFREKRDPSYTSSTTDMPPFYPWQE